Proteins encoded within one genomic window of Sphingosinicella ginsenosidimutans:
- a CDS encoding bifunctional salicylyl-CoA 5-hydroxylase/oxidoreductase: MRIACLGGGPAGLYFAISMKLRDAAHDVHVFERNRPDDTFGWGVVFSDQTVENLMANDPVSGAAIASEFAHWDDIEVHIHGETIRSSGHGFIGIGRKRLLNLLQARARDLGVALHFEHEASADLDDWAGYDLVIAADGANSRIRDRYAEHFDVDVQVRRNKFFWFGTTKAFEAFTFAFEETEAGWVWAHAYRFDEGMSTFIVEMDPDTWTGLGLDRMDQPEAIALCERIFAKYLDGHALMSNATHLPGPQAWLNFRRIVCDTWHYRNLILLGDAAHTAHFSIGSGTKLALEDAIKLAEVLSRPGLTRDAALAEYQAERNLEVLKLQNSARNSTEWFETLDRYLHFAPIQFAYSLLTRSQRVSHENLRLRDKAWLEGVERWFQSQAAGHPVNEPAPPMFAPFRLRAMALANRVVVSPMATYSATDGLPNDFHLVHYGARAEGGAGLLYTEMTCVSPEGRITPGCAGIYAPEHVAAWKRIVDFVHARSRAKFCLQLGHSGPKGSTKVGWEGYDVPLDSGNWPVMAASDVPWGPDNQIPRPMTRADMDRAIAQFVASVRMGLEAGFDMIELHAAHGYLLSSFITPLTNRRTDEYGGSLDNRLRFPLQVFRAMRDAWPEDRPMSVRISANDWMGDRGVTPDEAVAIGRAFAEAGADLIDVSAGQTWADCQPVYGRMFQTPFADQIRNEGRLTTMAVGNIYEADHVNSILAAGRADLVALARPHLIDPMWTLRAAAQQDYRRVAVPPPYLAGMAQLARNLAREAELKA; the protein is encoded by the coding sequence ATGCGCATCGCTTGCCTCGGCGGGGGGCCCGCCGGGCTCTATTTCGCGATCTCGATGAAGCTGCGTGATGCGGCGCACGACGTGCACGTCTTCGAACGCAACCGGCCCGACGACACGTTCGGCTGGGGCGTCGTCTTCTCCGACCAGACGGTCGAGAACCTGATGGCGAACGATCCGGTCTCCGGCGCGGCGATCGCCTCCGAATTCGCGCATTGGGACGATATCGAGGTCCATATCCATGGCGAGACGATCCGCTCGTCCGGCCACGGCTTCATCGGCATCGGTCGCAAGCGCCTGCTCAACCTGCTCCAGGCGCGGGCGCGCGATCTCGGCGTGGCGCTGCATTTCGAACATGAAGCGAGCGCCGACCTCGACGACTGGGCCGGCTACGACCTCGTCATCGCCGCCGACGGGGCCAACAGCCGGATCCGCGACCGCTACGCCGAGCATTTCGACGTCGACGTCCAGGTTCGGCGCAACAAGTTCTTCTGGTTCGGGACGACGAAGGCGTTCGAGGCCTTCACCTTCGCCTTCGAGGAGACCGAAGCCGGCTGGGTCTGGGCGCACGCTTATCGCTTCGATGAGGGGATGAGCACTTTCATCGTCGAGATGGACCCGGACACCTGGACCGGGCTCGGGCTCGACCGGATGGACCAGCCCGAGGCGATCGCGCTCTGCGAACGCATCTTCGCCAAATATCTCGACGGTCACGCATTGATGTCAAACGCGACCCACCTGCCGGGGCCGCAGGCCTGGCTCAATTTCCGGCGGATCGTCTGCGACACCTGGCACTATCGCAATCTCATCCTGCTCGGCGATGCCGCGCACACCGCGCATTTCTCGATCGGATCGGGCACCAAGCTCGCGCTCGAGGATGCGATCAAGCTCGCCGAGGTGCTGAGCCGCCCGGGCCTCACCCGCGATGCCGCGCTCGCCGAATATCAGGCCGAGCGCAATCTCGAGGTGCTGAAGCTCCAGAACAGCGCGCGCAACTCCACCGAATGGTTTGAGACGCTCGACCGCTATCTGCATTTCGCGCCGATCCAGTTCGCATATTCGCTGCTCACCCGCTCCCAGCGGGTCAGCCACGAAAATCTGCGGCTGCGGGACAAGGCCTGGCTGGAGGGGGTCGAGCGCTGGTTCCAGTCCCAGGCGGCCGGCCATCCGGTGAACGAGCCGGCGCCGCCGATGTTCGCGCCGTTCCGGCTGCGCGCCATGGCGCTGGCGAACCGCGTCGTCGTCTCGCCGATGGCGACCTATTCGGCGACCGACGGCCTGCCGAACGATTTCCACCTCGTCCATTATGGCGCGCGGGCCGAAGGCGGCGCCGGCCTCCTTTACACCGAAATGACCTGCGTCTCGCCGGAAGGGCGGATCACGCCGGGCTGCGCCGGCATCTATGCGCCTGAGCATGTCGCCGCCTGGAAGCGGATCGTCGATTTCGTCCACGCGCGCAGCCGGGCAAAGTTCTGCCTCCAGCTTGGCCATTCGGGACCGAAGGGGTCCACCAAGGTCGGCTGGGAGGGCTATGACGTGCCGCTGGACAGCGGCAACTGGCCGGTCATGGCGGCCTCCGACGTGCCGTGGGGCCCGGACAACCAGATCCCCCGTCCGATGACTCGCGCCGACATGGACCGGGCGATCGCGCAGTTCGTCGCCTCGGTCCGCATGGGGCTCGAAGCCGGGTTCGACATGATCGAATTGCACGCCGCCCACGGCTATCTGCTCTCCAGCTTCATCACGCCGCTCACCAACAGGCGCACCGATGAATATGGCGGCAGCCTCGACAATCGCCTGCGCTTCCCGCTCCAGGTCTTCCGGGCGATGCGCGACGCCTGGCCGGAAGACCGGCCGATGTCCGTCCGCATCTCCGCCAATGACTGGATGGGCGATCGCGGCGTCACGCCGGACGAGGCGGTGGCGATCGGCCGCGCCTTTGCGGAGGCGGGCGCGGACCTCATCGACGTGTCCGCCGGCCAGACCTGGGCGGATTGCCAGCCGGTCTACGGCCGCATGTTCCAGACCCCCTTCGCCGATCAGATCCGCAATGAAGGGCGGCTCACGACGATGGCGGTGGGCAATATCTACGAGGCCGATCACGTGAATTCGATCCTCGCCGCCGGCCGCGCCGATCTGGTCGCGCTCGCCCGGCCGCACCTCATCGATCCGATGTGGACCCTGCGCGCCGCCGCGCAGCAGGATTATCGCCGCGTCGCCGTCCCGCCGCCCTATCTCGCCGGCATGGCTCAGCTCGCCCGCAACCTCGCGCGCGAGGCGGAGCTCAAGGCATGA
- a CDS encoding TonB-dependent receptor, whose translation MRYHHLLRRQLLLGGALLAFAPAGVHAQAAADMPAVTAEPTEGTGAPASAAPADDSSAQSLGEVIVTATRRETNLQDTPVAVSVLDPQSVADRHVQALYDLADGAVPSLRVATFEARQSALTIGIRGIVPFDQNQTARDSGVGVYLDGVYLGRSQGLNAALFDVERIEVLRGPQGTLFGRNTEGGALSIVTRQPTGEFGLRANAGIGNYGSYSGQVHVDLPAVANVAVKLDAVVQHQDPTVLNPLAGQTGWNFYHRVGGRVQARWTPFQGFTADFSYDQSKDENTPNYSQLVNYNPQGRVVGVYDPTTNRLVAPGSPAGAPACTACIAPLSPLVVVSGDHRMRVADIGVPQQPSVDRTHGTSANLRYQISPAIELRSITAWRGVTTDQWDNSGGAHRTIFAPNANFSRYSLSHLDQSQFSQEFQAVGSFSHIDYVLGLYYFNEHARERAATPSSNRWNADGTGYTINSETVPGTITSANQGWDPADWFVQRDSNARARSYAAYGQATWTPPGLDLLHLTVGGRYTDDRRDGTLTFVNGQPAAFEFHFRGNRFDPMATIAADVAPGVNLYARYATGYRAGGANDRSQTFTAFGPEVVKSYEIGAKLDLLDRRVRLNLAGYMMDRTGTQTDFDNVDTDPNSPTFNLHTEETRNAPGTSRIRGLEADFTARITQNLTIGASYAYTYTHVPATPNPFLGNIPFQVFVVYTPRNAATGSIDWSSPLGFADASLRIHLDANYADPQYSFQNEAVKTDSSFVVNGRIALADVAMGNGARMTFSLWSRNLLNETHIYRRSAANAAILGDYANFNPPRTYGIEASVAF comes from the coding sequence ATGCGCTACCACCACCTGCTTCGCCGCCAGTTGCTTCTCGGCGGGGCGCTGCTCGCCTTCGCGCCAGCCGGCGTCCATGCGCAGGCCGCCGCCGACATGCCGGCCGTCACCGCCGAGCCGACCGAAGGCACCGGCGCTCCCGCCTCCGCCGCGCCGGCGGACGATTCGTCCGCCCAGAGCCTCGGCGAGGTGATCGTCACCGCGACCCGGCGCGAGACCAATTTGCAGGACACGCCGGTCGCGGTGAGCGTGCTCGATCCCCAGAGCGTCGCCGATCGCCACGTCCAGGCGCTCTATGATCTCGCCGACGGCGCCGTCCCGTCGCTTCGGGTCGCGACCTTCGAGGCGCGGCAGTCCGCGCTCACCATCGGCATCCGCGGCATCGTCCCCTTCGATCAGAACCAGACGGCGCGGGATTCGGGCGTGGGCGTCTATCTCGACGGCGTCTATCTCGGCCGTTCGCAGGGCCTCAACGCCGCCTTGTTCGACGTGGAGCGGATCGAGGTGCTGCGCGGGCCGCAGGGCACCTTGTTCGGCCGCAACACCGAGGGCGGCGCCTTGAGCATCGTCACCCGCCAGCCGACCGGCGAATTCGGCCTTCGCGCAAACGCCGGCATCGGCAATTACGGCAGCTATTCCGGGCAGGTCCACGTCGATCTTCCCGCCGTCGCCAATGTCGCGGTCAAGCTCGACGCCGTCGTCCAGCATCAGGATCCGACGGTGCTCAATCCGCTGGCCGGCCAGACCGGCTGGAATTTCTATCACCGCGTCGGCGGGCGCGTGCAGGCGCGCTGGACGCCCTTCCAGGGCTTCACCGCCGACTTCTCCTACGATCAGTCGAAGGACGAGAACACGCCCAATTACAGCCAGCTGGTCAATTACAATCCGCAGGGCCGCGTCGTCGGCGTCTATGATCCCACCACCAACCGTCTCGTTGCCCCGGGCAGCCCCGCCGGCGCCCCGGCCTGCACGGCCTGCATCGCGCCCTTGTCCCCGCTGGTCGTCGTCAGCGGCGATCATCGGATGCGCGTCGCCGATATCGGCGTGCCGCAGCAGCCGAGCGTCGATCGCACGCACGGCACCTCGGCCAACCTGCGCTACCAGATCTCCCCGGCGATCGAGCTGCGGTCGATCACCGCCTGGCGCGGCGTCACCACCGATCAGTGGGACAATTCCGGCGGCGCCCACCGAACGATCTTCGCGCCCAATGCGAATTTCAGCCGCTACAGCCTCTCGCACCTCGATCAGTCGCAGTTCAGCCAGGAATTCCAGGCGGTCGGCAGCTTCTCGCACATCGATTATGTGCTCGGCCTCTATTATTTCAACGAACATGCGCGCGAGCGCGCGGCGACGCCGTCGAGCAACCGATGGAATGCCGACGGCACCGGCTATACGATCAACAGCGAAACCGTTCCGGGCACGATCACCTCGGCCAACCAGGGCTGGGACCCGGCCGACTGGTTCGTTCAGCGCGACAGCAATGCGCGGGCGCGCAGCTATGCCGCTTATGGCCAGGCGACATGGACCCCGCCGGGGCTCGATCTCCTCCACCTCACCGTCGGCGGCCGCTATACCGACGACCGGCGCGACGGCACGCTGACCTTCGTCAACGGCCAGCCCGCGGCCTTCGAGTTCCATTTCCGCGGCAACCGCTTCGATCCGATGGCGACGATCGCGGCCGATGTCGCGCCGGGCGTCAATCTCTATGCCCGCTACGCCACCGGCTACCGCGCCGGCGGCGCGAACGATCGCTCGCAGACCTTCACCGCCTTCGGCCCCGAAGTGGTCAAATCCTATGAAATCGGCGCGAAGCTCGATCTGCTCGATCGCAGGGTCCGGCTCAATCTCGCCGGTTACATGATGGACCGCACCGGCACCCAGACCGATTTCGACAATGTCGACACCGATCCCAACAGCCCGACCTTCAACCTGCACACGGAAGAGACGCGCAACGCCCCCGGCACCTCGCGAATTCGCGGCCTCGAGGCGGATTTCACCGCGCGGATCACGCAGAACCTCACCATCGGCGCGTCCTACGCCTATACCTACACCCACGTGCCGGCGACGCCGAACCCGTTCCTCGGCAACATCCCCTTCCAGGTGTTCGTCGTCTATACGCCGAGGAATGCCGCGACCGGCTCGATCGACTGGAGTTCGCCGCTCGGCTTCGCGGACGCGTCGCTTCGCATCCACCTCGACGCCAATTACGCCGATCCGCAATACAGCTTCCAGAACGAGGCGGTGAAGACGGACTCGAGCTTCGTGGTGAACGGGCGGATCGCTCTTGCCGATGTGGCGATGGGGAACGGCGCGCGGATGACCTTTTCGCTGTGGAGCCGCAACCTGCTCAACGAAACGCACATCTACCGCCGCTCGGCCGCCAATGCCGCGATCCTCGGCGACTATGCCAATTTCAATCCGCCGCGGACGTACGGCATCGAGGCCAGCGTCGCCTTCTGA
- a CDS encoding sterol desaturase family protein: MHWLTGLALFLATVIGMEGVAYVAHRWVMHGPGWFLHESHHRARTGRFEANDLYAVIFAIPSILLILGGVDLGWGEWAIWVGAGIAAYGAIYFGFHDVIVHKRLAHRYVPRSAYMKRIVQAHRLHHAVETKAGTVSFGFLWAPPAEELKAELKRRERAGVRAPAGR, translated from the coding sequence ATGCACTGGTTGACCGGCCTCGCCCTGTTCCTCGCCACCGTGATCGGCATGGAGGGCGTCGCCTATGTCGCGCACCGCTGGGTGATGCACGGGCCGGGCTGGTTCCTGCACGAAAGCCATCATCGGGCGCGCACGGGGCGCTTCGAGGCGAACGATCTCTACGCGGTGATCTTCGCGATCCCGTCGATCCTGCTGATCCTCGGCGGGGTCGATCTCGGCTGGGGCGAATGGGCGATCTGGGTTGGCGCCGGGATTGCCGCTTATGGCGCGATCTATTTCGGCTTTCACGACGTCATCGTCCACAAGCGGCTGGCCCACCGCTACGTGCCGCGATCGGCTTATATGAAGCGCATCGTCCAGGCCCACCGGCTCCACCACGCTGTCGAGACCAAGGCGGGGACGGTCAGCTTCGGCTTCCTCTGGGCGCCCCCCGCGGAGGAGTTGAAGGCGGAGCTCAAGCGGCGGGAGCGGGCAGGAGTTCGGGCGCCGGCGGGGCGTTAG
- a CDS encoding phytoene/squalene synthase family protein → MIADRAPEAERGSLVAEAERIIRNGSKSFRFASNLFDQQTRERAWLLYSWCRACDDLADGQTLGHGAAAPADPQRRIAFIRETTNRALAGEAVGVAPFDALRVVAAECAIPRRFIDDHLAGFALDADGWRPQGEDDLLRYCYHVAGAVGCMMAVLMGVTPDDEDTLDRASDLGLAFQLANIARDIVEDHGVGRVYIPAEWGAVDPADRDHLARVAERLGALVERYEASARVGAARLPFRARWAVLSAANIYGGIARKVVARGPHAWDSRTVVHKPEKIVLVANALMECGDRPAPVDRTGLWTRPR, encoded by the coding sequence ATGATAGCCGATCGCGCTCCGGAAGCCGAAAGGGGATCGCTCGTCGCGGAGGCCGAGCGGATCATCCGCAACGGCTCCAAATCCTTCCGCTTCGCGAGCAATTTGTTCGATCAGCAGACGCGCGAGCGCGCCTGGCTGCTCTACAGCTGGTGCCGCGCCTGCGACGATCTGGCCGACGGGCAGACGCTCGGCCACGGCGCCGCCGCCCCCGCCGATCCGCAGCGGCGCATCGCCTTCATCCGCGAGACCACGAACCGCGCCCTCGCCGGCGAAGCGGTGGGGGTCGCCCCGTTCGATGCGCTCCGCGTGGTCGCGGCCGAATGCGCGATTCCCCGCCGTTTCATCGACGACCACCTCGCCGGCTTCGCGCTCGACGCCGATGGCTGGCGGCCGCAAGGCGAGGACGACCTCTTGCGCTATTGCTACCACGTCGCCGGCGCGGTCGGCTGCATGATGGCGGTGCTGATGGGGGTCACGCCGGACGACGAGGACACGCTCGACCGCGCCTCCGATCTCGGCCTCGCCTTCCAGCTCGCCAACATCGCCCGCGACATCGTCGAGGATCATGGCGTCGGCCGGGTCTATATCCCCGCCGAATGGGGCGCGGTGGATCCGGCGGATCGCGACCATCTCGCCCGCGTTGCCGAGCGGCTCGGCGCGCTGGTCGAGCGCTATGAAGCCTCGGCCCGTGTCGGGGCGGCACGCCTCCCCTTCCGCGCGCGCTGGGCGGTGCTGTCGGCGGCGAACATCTATGGCGGCATCGCCCGCAAGGTCGTCGCCCGCGGCCCGCATGCCTGGGACAGCCGCACCGTCGTCCACAAGCCGGAAAAGATCGTGCTGGTCGCCAACGCCCTGATGGAATGCGGCGATCGGCCGGCGCCGGTCGACCGCACCGGGCTTTGGACCCGGCCGCGCTAA
- a CDS encoding phytoene desaturase — translation MTRTAAIIGAGFGGLALGIRLQSAGIDTTIVEARDKPGGRAYHWVKDGYVFDAGPTVITDPDCLRELWGLTGADMRRDVELMPVAPFYRLSWPDGTVFDYSNDDARLTEQIAALNPDDVDGYAKFLRYSAGVYREGYEKLGAVPFLDFAAMLKAGPSLMRYQAWRSVYSIVSGFVKDEHLREALSFHTLLVGGNPMTTSSIYALIHKLERDGGVWFARGGTNALVKGMVAHFERIGGTLRLADPVEEIFTGDGRATGLLTRSGWHAQFDAIASNGDVVHSYDLIRGHRRGASAAAKLRRKRFSPSLFVVHFGAKGDYPDIKHHTILFGPRYRGLLDDIYAKGRLADDPSLYLHHPSITDPSMAPIGDSTFYALAPVPHLGKLDVDWSIEGPRYRDRILEIVEQRVAPGLRRNITTCFHYTPADFAGDLGAHLGSAFSLEPLLTQSAWFRVHNRDDVIPNLYFVGAGTHPGAGIPGVVGSAKATAGLMIDDLGR, via the coding sequence ATGACCAGGACCGCCGCCATCATCGGCGCCGGCTTCGGCGGCCTCGCGCTGGGCATCCGGCTCCAGTCCGCCGGGATCGACACGACCATCGTCGAGGCGCGCGACAAGCCGGGCGGCCGTGCCTATCACTGGGTGAAGGACGGCTATGTCTTCGATGCCGGCCCGACCGTCATCACCGATCCCGATTGCCTGAGAGAGCTGTGGGGCCTGACCGGCGCCGACATGCGCCGCGATGTCGAGCTGATGCCGGTCGCGCCCTTCTACCGGCTCTCATGGCCGGACGGGACGGTGTTCGACTATAGCAATGACGACGCCCGCCTCACCGAGCAGATCGCCGCGCTGAACCCCGACGATGTCGATGGCTATGCGAAGTTCCTTCGCTATTCGGCCGGCGTCTATCGCGAAGGCTATGAGAAGCTCGGCGCGGTCCCCTTCCTCGATTTCGCCGCGATGCTGAAGGCGGGGCCCAGCCTGATGCGCTATCAGGCCTGGCGATCGGTCTATTCGATCGTGTCGGGCTTCGTGAAGGACGAGCATCTGCGCGAGGCGCTGTCGTTCCACACCCTCCTCGTCGGCGGCAATCCGATGACGACGAGCTCGATCTACGCCCTGATCCACAAGCTGGAGCGCGATGGCGGGGTCTGGTTCGCGCGCGGCGGCACAAATGCGCTGGTGAAGGGCATGGTCGCGCATTTCGAGCGGATCGGCGGCACCTTGCGCCTCGCCGATCCGGTCGAGGAGATCTTCACCGGCGACGGCCGCGCAACGGGCCTGCTCACCAGAAGCGGCTGGCATGCCCAGTTCGACGCGATCGCCTCCAACGGCGATGTCGTCCATTCCTACGATCTCATTCGCGGGCACAGGCGGGGGGCGTCGGCGGCGGCGAAGCTGCGGCGCAAGCGCTTCTCCCCATCGCTCTTCGTCGTCCACTTCGGCGCGAAGGGCGACTATCCCGACATCAAGCACCACACGATCCTGTTCGGCCCGCGCTACAGGGGCCTGCTCGACGACATCTATGCGAAGGGGCGGCTCGCCGACGATCCGTCGCTCTATCTCCACCACCCCAGCATCACCGATCCGTCGATGGCGCCGATCGGCGATTCGACCTTCTACGCGCTCGCCCCGGTGCCGCATCTCGGCAAGCTCGATGTGGACTGGAGCATCGAGGGGCCGCGCTATCGCGACCGCATCCTCGAAATCGTGGAGCAGCGCGTCGCCCCGGGGCTGCGGCGCAACATCACCACCTGCTTCCACTATACGCCGGCGGACTTCGCCGGCGATCTCGGCGCGCATCTGGGGTCCGCCTTCAGCCTGGAACCGCTGCTGACCCAGAGCGCCTGGTTCCGCGTCCACAACCGTGACGATGTGATCCCGAACCTCTATTTCGTCGGCGCCGGCACCCATCCGGGCGCGGGCATCCCCGGGGTCGTCGGCAGCGCCAAGGCGACTGCAGGATTGATGATCGATGATCTCGGCCGCTGA
- the crtY gene encoding lycopene beta-cyclase CrtY: protein MTRDGPLTIAGGGLAGCLVALALAKLRPDADFVLVEQGERFGGNHVWSFFDADVAPGDRWLVEPMIAASWDGYDVRFPDRARTLPTRYNSTRSDRLDALVRERLRPDQYRLGEGVDEARIDIDARGAANLDALDLGWQKFVGRDLRLAAPHGLARPIVMDACVDQTDGYRFIYCLPFAEDRLLIEDTYYSTDPTLDRAALAARIEAYADARGWRIAAVEGEEAGVLPVAMGGDFDAFWPETEGAARIGLRGGFFHPTTGYSLPDAVRIALLIARQRDFARLPQLLRAEAKRLWKARGFYRLLDRMLFRAAPPADRYRVLQHFYRLDPRLIERFYAAGSTFADKARILSGKPPVPLLRALKALA from the coding sequence GTGACGCGGGACGGGCCATTGACGATCGCCGGCGGCGGCCTTGCCGGCTGCCTTGTCGCGCTGGCGCTCGCCAAGCTCAGGCCCGATGCCGACTTCGTGCTGGTCGAGCAGGGCGAGCGCTTCGGCGGCAATCATGTCTGGTCCTTCTTCGATGCTGACGTCGCGCCGGGCGATCGCTGGCTGGTCGAGCCGATGATCGCGGCAAGCTGGGACGGTTATGACGTCCGTTTTCCGGACCGGGCACGCACGCTCCCCACCCGCTACAACAGCACCCGGTCCGATCGTCTCGACGCGCTGGTGCGCGAGCGGCTCCGCCCCGACCAGTACCGGCTTGGCGAGGGCGTCGACGAAGCGCGGATCGATATCGACGCGCGCGGCGCCGCGAACCTCGACGCGCTCGATCTCGGCTGGCAGAAGTTCGTCGGCCGCGATCTCCGGCTCGCCGCGCCGCACGGCCTTGCCCGCCCGATCGTGATGGACGCTTGCGTCGATCAGACGGACGGCTATCGCTTCATCTACTGCCTGCCCTTCGCCGAGGACCGACTCCTGATCGAGGACACCTATTACAGCACCGATCCGACGCTGGACCGGGCGGCGCTCGCCGCGCGGATCGAGGCCTATGCCGACGCGCGCGGCTGGCGCATCGCCGCGGTGGAGGGCGAGGAAGCCGGCGTGCTCCCGGTCGCGATGGGCGGGGATTTCGACGCCTTCTGGCCCGAGACCGAAGGAGCGGCGCGGATCGGGCTGCGCGGCGGCTTCTTCCATCCGACCACCGGCTATTCGCTCCCGGATGCGGTGCGGATCGCGCTGCTGATCGCCCGCCAGCGCGATTTCGCCAGGCTGCCCCAGCTGCTCCGCGCCGAGGCGAAGCGGCTGTGGAAGGCGCGCGGATTCTACCGGCTGCTCGATCGGATGCTGTTCCGCGCCGCGCCGCCGGCCGATCGCTACAGGGTGCTCCAGCATTTCTACCGGCTCGATCCGCGCCTGATCGAGCGCTTCTACGCCGCCGGCTCAACCTTCGCGGACAAGGCGCGGATCCTTTCGGGCAAGCCGCCCGTGCCGCTGCTGCGCGCGCTGAAGGCCCTCGCATGA
- a CDS encoding sterol desaturase family protein, which translates to MMLAISLSVAAMTIIVALRYLAVSGGFALLTRARFPGLYGGLDTQIRREIAWSLASAFLYGAPAGLLAWGWQNRGWTRVYSDVNDYPIWWLPVSILVYLALHDAWFYWTHRWMHRPKLFRIAHAVHHASRPPTAWAAMSFHPWEALTGAVVIPALVLAIPIHIAALGIVLAIMTLMGVTNHMGWEMFPRPLVEGRAGAWLITASHHQRHHQQYGCNYGLYFRFWDRLCGTDRGLGAFDRRRGAAARCGDSAGDRSGGPDPRAEEHEGVDRTVPHAQPGALS; encoded by the coding sequence CTGATGCTCGCCATCTCACTGTCGGTCGCCGCGATGACGATCATCGTCGCGCTGCGCTATCTGGCGGTCAGCGGCGGTTTCGCGCTGCTCACCCGCGCGCGGTTTCCGGGCCTCTACGGCGGGCTCGATACCCAGATCCGGCGCGAGATCGCCTGGTCGCTGGCCAGCGCCTTCCTCTATGGCGCCCCGGCCGGGCTGCTTGCCTGGGGATGGCAGAATCGCGGCTGGACGCGGGTCTATTCCGATGTGAACGATTATCCGATCTGGTGGCTTCCGGTTTCGATCCTGGTCTACCTCGCGCTGCACGACGCCTGGTTCTACTGGACGCACCGCTGGATGCACCGGCCGAAGCTGTTCCGCATCGCCCATGCCGTCCACCACGCCAGCCGACCGCCCACGGCCTGGGCCGCGATGAGCTTCCATCCGTGGGAGGCGCTGACCGGCGCCGTCGTCATCCCAGCGCTCGTCCTTGCCATCCCGATCCACATCGCGGCGCTCGGCATCGTGCTCGCGATCATGACGCTGATGGGCGTCACGAACCATATGGGTTGGGAAATGTTCCCGCGCCCATTGGTCGAAGGGCGCGCCGGCGCCTGGCTCATCACCGCCTCCCACCATCAGCGCCACCATCAGCAATATGGATGCAATTATGGCCTCTATTTCCGTTTCTGGGATCGCCTGTGCGGCACGGATCGCGGCCTCGGCGCGTTCGATCGGCGCCGCGGCGCTGCTGCTCGCTGCGGGGACAGCGCGGGCGACCGATCTGGAGGTCCAGATCCACGGGCTGAGGAACATGAGGGGGTCGATCGAACTGTGCCTCACGCGCAGCCCGGCGCACTTTCCTGA
- a CDS encoding DUF2141 domain-containing protein, which produces MRGSIELCLTRSPAHFPDCTGSPGMVSRTVRAADAGSVLFRGLPPGDYAVSVIHDENDDGRLNTFVGIPREGFGFSRNPRIRMGPPRFEECRIAVTGAAMREVIQIKYLL; this is translated from the coding sequence ATGAGGGGGTCGATCGAACTGTGCCTCACGCGCAGCCCGGCGCACTTTCCTGATTGCACGGGATCGCCGGGAATGGTGAGCCGAACCGTCCGTGCGGCCGACGCGGGCTCCGTGCTGTTCCGCGGCCTCCCGCCCGGCGATTACGCCGTTTCGGTCATCCACGACGAGAATGACGATGGCCGGCTCAACACCTTCGTCGGTATCCCGCGCGAAGGCTTCGGTTTTTCGCGCAACCCGCGCATCCGCATGGGGCCGCCGCGCTTCGAGGAATGCCGCATCGCCGTCACCGGCGCCGCGATGCGCGAGGTCATCCAGATCAAATATCTTCTCTAG